The following coding sequences are from one Triticum aestivum cultivar Chinese Spring chromosome 5A, IWGSC CS RefSeq v2.1, whole genome shotgun sequence window:
- the LOC123104040 gene encoding uncharacterized protein, protein MATLAVPPTAAALPAQEDPRTSEKPSAGDSAADPSDIDSGWVFLGKSDVVPADQAAAAVDAAGRRRLGFSPLPMLPIWVQMVLGGVVYTAVPFYKRARQMEDKAIENVETALDVLERASEVTEKFAANVANSLPEDGSLHKLAEELEYIAEEVDKDAHKAEVMIKKIEALSDKIDAAVEPVIENLEEEFKPNPASHAGSDAEK, encoded by the exons atggcgacGCTCGCCGTGCCGCctaccgccgccgccctgcccgcccAGGAAGACCCACG CACCAGCGAGAAGCCATCTGCCGGCGACTCTGCTGCGGATCCGAGCGATATCGACTCCGG GTGGGTTTTCCTCGGGAAGTCTGATGTGGTTCCGGCGGACCAGGCCGCGGCCGCCGTCGACGCCGCGGGCCGCCGACGCCTCGGCTTCTCGCCGCTGCCGATGTTACCTATCTG GGTGCAGATGGTGCTCGGAGGCGTAGTCTACACGGCCGTGCCGTTCTACAAGAGGGCCAGGCAGATGGAAg ACAAGGCGATCGAAAACGTGGAAACTGCTTTGGACGTTTTGGAGCGGGCCTCCGAGGTGACGGAGAAGTTCGCTGCTAATGTGGCCAATTCCCTACCGGAGGATGGGTCCCTGCACAAGTTGGCCGAGGAGCTTGAGTACATTGCGGAGGAAGTCGATAAGGATGCACACAAGGCTGAAGTCATGATTAAGAAG ATTGAAGCGCTCAGCGACAAGATCGACGCCGCGGTGGAGCCTGTCATCGAAAACCTCGAGGAGGAGTTCAAGCCAAACCCAGCATCCCACGCTGGATCAGACGCCGAGAAATGA